The window tttaaaggggggggggccaaGGCTGTAGCCTCCTACTGGTGTGAGTCATCACAGCACTCTGTTCTCACTCTGTGTTCCCGAGGGAGCTATACagtggcacacacactgacacgcacacacagttacacatacacacgcgcacacaaggCCACAGGGAGTTCACCATGGCaacggagagaggagggcaatgGGACGTTGTCTCAGGCTGACACAGGTGGGGAAACAGATAACACacttgtccctccctctctctctctctctctctctctctctctctctctctctctctcgatctctctgtctctctatgtcttcttaggagcttcttaggagcgttctagagcgctcttagaacgctcctaagaagctcttggcgttaagagcttcttaacgaatctgggaaacccggccccttgtttgtgagattgtgtgttgtgtgacacTGAGACCTTGGTGTGCAACTTGTTTTATCTTATATAGACTCTATACCAGACCCAATACTATACCCTACACTACACCTTACACCAGTCCGACACCAAACCCTACACCAGTCCTACACCAAACCCTATTCTATACCCTACACTACACCTTACACCAGTCCGACACCAAACCCTACACCAGTCCTACACCAAACCCTATTCTATACCCTACAATACACCTTACACCAGTCCTACACCAAACCCTACACCAAACCCTACACCTAACCTTATTCTATACCCTACACTACACCAGTCCTACACCAAACCTTACACCAGTCCTACACCAAACCCTCCACCAAACCCTATTCTATACCCTACACTACACCTTACACCAGTCTTACACCATACCCTACTACACCATACCCTTCACCAAACCCCACACCAAACCCTACACCATACTCTTCACcaaaccctacacccaaccctacaccaaACCCTACACCAGTCCTACACTATACCCTACACCAAAACCTCCACCAGTCCTACACTTTACCCTACACCAGTCTTACACCATACCCTACACCAAACCTTACACCATACCGTACACCTAACCCTACACTATACCTTACACCATATCCTACACCAAACCCTACACCTAACCCTACACTATACCCTACATCATACCCTACACCGAACCCTACACCAGACCCCATACTATCCCCTACCTACACTACACATTTCCGGTTACCCTCACCCTTGCCCCAATTCTACATGTTATTTCTGTCAGGGAGATTCGAGAGGGTAATAGAGTGGAGCTATTACTAACAGAGAATGAGTCTGGAAGATGTGGGTCACCTTTTAATCAGCTGGTGTCCATGCCAACCAATGGCTGCATTACCCTGGCCAATGCCCACTCATTGGCATCGTATTAAACTAGGATTAGCATAACTGATGAGTCAATCAGATTCCATCACCATGGGTTAGCCCCGGTCATGGGATTTGCATATGCATGAGGTGTGAATATAGTGATTAAGCGTATGAAGGTGGTTTTGAAAATGAGATAGCAGACAATGGACAAGATCATGAATGGAAGTAGGGGAGGATTTTATCCGTTCAAACATTCCTGTTGCAGGATAGAGGAaataagaggaggagaggatttgGGGTATGAGGTGAGCTGACGTCAGTGTGACTGCGTGCCCTGGAGAGGCCTTTATCTAGGGATGACTGGGGATGAGAGGCAAGCCATGACAGGAACCGACATAGCCTTCTTGATAAGGTCGATCTTCCGGACTGCCTTCTTCGGATTGATTCGTTTTCTCaagtctttctcttccttccacTCCCTGTCTCACTTTTGTTTGCTTGCTTGTTCCTTCCTgccttctttcctttcctcccacctcccttccttcctgtcaGCCTACCTGCCtactttccttccttctctctgtccttccttccttccatccttcctatCTTCCACTCAGTGTGATAGACTGAGCCTGCAGAGTTGAAATAGAATCATTGTCTCCTCTGTTTCATAGAACAATAATCCCTTCAATAACCTCAAGAAAAACAAAGACCACTTGCCCAAAACAAAAAGGTTCTTTCCCGCTCATTGGTCCCCTCACAGGACTTTTCTGGATGTTGTACTTTCATTTGGAATAGTCTGGGATTACTCAATAATACATATATCTGAAAATGTACAGATAGAAGGCTTGCTAACAATGACTTTTTTTCCATTCTCATTTATTAATGTCTGAgcgatagaaaagagaaaggaagagactcAGGAGGAGAGAATGTTTTAATTTCCTTTTAGCTGTTGGGGACTGATACAAAGTGACAGTgggagcaggtctgtgtgtctctgggacGGGCACAGGGAGTGGTCAcgatgtgttcatgtgtgtgcgcgcgtcttTGTGTGCGTcacagatagaggaagagagagagggagagagagaaagagagagagagagatagagagagagagagagagagagagagagagagagagagagagagagagagagagaagagagagtgagcggcTGAATTATTCACACACCGACAAGGGCACAGTCAGTAAACACTAAGCCCGATGAGAGATGCGtcctcatgcacacacagaaacacacactcactcacgctgAAACACACAAGCTCCCTGCGGAGCCACCGTAGCCACTGTTGAAGCCTCCTGTGGGTCTCAGCAGCAGATGGAAGGAGAAGTGTGTCAGTAGGTCAACCAGCGGCGGCCATCTTGAACCAGGATGACAAAGATAACAGCCAGCAATCATCTGGCAGCAGAAGGAAATGGACTGCATAATCTTAAATAGATTTTTTGTGTTAATTTCCAATTTCAGATAATAGTTTGCATTTTTCGTcccgacaggcacaattgtttCAGTAAGAGTTCATGGTTGTTGGTTTTGTTCTGTGTCTTCCAAAGAACACATTTGGAAGGGAATAGTATCATGGAGTTGTTTTATTAGCCTCTGTCACCTGTAGAGATGGAATGCACCCTGTGGAAATTAAAGGTTGGATTATGCAAATCCAAATTGAACTGTGCGGAAAAACGGCTTGGCCCAGTGACCCCATCATCtcccacagaagcacacacacacacacacacactcacacacacacacacactcacacacacactgaaacattgtaacactgacacacacactccacactatCAACAAACCCCATTTCcccagcactgtgtgtgtgtaagtgtgtgttgatgtgtgtgtgtgtgtgtgtgtttatccccTACCCAcaggccctgtgtgagctgcATAGCAATCCAGCCATTACAAATGTGCCCCTGATTACCATAAACTCACAGACAGCAGGCTAGTCCAGCACTCCTGCAGTCGTACAGATGGGCCACAGTTAACTCTTTTTGTTAGCAGAAACGTTCACTGAGAGACATTGTGAACATCTCTCATAATAAGGACCTCGGGGTGACTAAGTGCCTGGGGTTGGAAAAGCGGAGTCTCGGCTGCTGTGAAGATGAAGCTAAAGCCAATTTCCAGCTGTGGCCAAATGACTGACtggattgtgtgggtgtgtgggtaggggtgttgtctgtctgtgtgttaggTTGGTGTTATTgtgcatgttttgtgtgtgtgtgtattttattcTTGTgttcgtgtgcatgtgtgtgtgtgtgttcaattatttggtgggtgtgtttgtgggttcatacttaggtgtgtgtgtgtgtatccaatcAATGTCTAtggatagagaggtagagagcagAGCGAAGGCTTCAATACTGGATCATAGAGAACTCTGTGTTCAGTtttcttctgttctctcctctgttctccacaGAACACAGCTGCTTCTCCGGCCTTCTCCCAGGCTTGGTTCTCCAAGGTTCTACATCTgcactcaactctctctctgtccgcttttgtttttctttttatgttctcctctctctaaaAAGATGCTTTCTGACTCATccgacatctctctctctatctctctctctctctctctctctctctctctctctctctctctctctctctctctctctctctctctgtaattaGGGAGATGACAGGGAGACTTGTAAAAGATCCTACATCCTCCCTAGCACCTGTCTGCCTCGGCACGTTTTCCGCGCACTGACAGACGGAATGCCGGACAGACGTGTGACGGCCCGGCTTGATGTGAAATTGCCTCTAATGGCCTGACATTAGCCTGACGTTCCCCTGACATTAGCCTGACGTTCCCCTGACATTTAACCGAAGAAGGCtcagtgagctgtgtgtgtgtgtgtgaggcatatTTGCACGTTTGCTGAATGCTTTGCACGTTTGCTGAATGCGTATacaattgtgtgcgtgtgagagtatgtgagtatgtgtgtgacgtAAACACGTCAGCATGGAGCTCAGTTGGCATAAACAGACAAGCAGGACTGGGTGATGGGGACGGGGAGTCaaagggtgtgtatgtgcgtttagttggtttctgtgtgtgtatttgtgcgtgtgtgtgaacagcaTCAGGGCAGCAGATGTGCTTGCAGCTCGCCACTCTTCCTGGTTCCCCCGGTTACGGCTCTTGACTTTGACCAGCAACGAGGGAAAGGACATCCCTGCTGTCTCCCTGCAGCTCATCATACCACACACCCAGCACTGAGTCCAGCACTGAGCCCAACACTGGGCTCAACACTGAGCTCAACTCTGACCCCCAACTCTGACCCTCAACTCTGACCCCCAACTCTGACCCTCAACTCTGACGCCCAACTCTGACCCCCAACACTGACCCCAACTCTGACGCCCAACTCTGACCCCAACTCTGACCCCAACTCTGACCCCCAACACTGACCCCCAACACTGACCCCAACTCTGACTCCCAACACTGACCCCAACTCTGACCTCCAACACTGACCCCCAACTCTGACCCCCAACTCTGACCCCCAACTCTGACCCCCAACACTGACCCCAACACTGACCCCCAACACTGACCCCCAACACTGACCCCCAACACTGACCCCCAACACTGACCCCCAACATGGACCCCCAAGACTGACCCCAAGACTGACCCCCAAGTCTGACCCCAACTCTGACCCCAACTCTGACCCCCAACACTGACCCCCAACACGGACCCCCAACACTGATCCCAACACTGACCCCCAAGTCTGACCCCAACTCTGACCCCCAACACTGACCCCCAACTCTGACCCCAACACTGACCCCAACACTGACCATGATCCGTCTCTTCTCCTGTTCCTGCATATTCAGACTGAGGGCCACTCTGGGTCTCCGTGTTTCTCCAGAGTGCTGAGACACCTCGACTCAGACGCTGGGCTCAGTTTAGAGAGTCTGTACAGGCCATACACTTGTCTATAGTGAGGTGTAGCATACGTCAGCCTCATGGCCAATCACTCTCCTTCCATTTCTGTTTCGAAACACAATTTCTGTCTCGTTCGCTCTCTACTCTCCCTATTCCTCCTTCTTATCCATTCCACAGTACGGATCATCTGTTTATCCACAGCAAAGATCattacccctctcccccagagaACCTGGAGAGTGTAACCCGACCCCCAGTCACTGTTGTGGAGGCCCTGTGGTAGCTAACCACCCACTGCTAGCTACTAATACTGGAGCTACGATTTAGTAACCACTCCAACCCCCACCCTACAGCATATGACAGGGTCATCATGACCTAACATGCAACACGGTGGAGCGACCTTCCGGAGGATGGCTTTAGCGCTGACAGGCTACCATTAAGAGACAAGGGGGAGGTGTGATGGTGTGGAATGAGTGAAGGTCAGACGAAGGACGAAGAGGAAGTGCATGCTATTGGACGCGCAGAATTAGCCCATCTGGAAGGCTTTTCTTCATGGTTCGGCAAGGGGTGCTCCGATAGTGTTTGTttttaagcgtgtgtgtgtgtctctgtatgtgtgtacatgcatgtgtgtgtgcatctgtacacgcgcgtgtactgtgtgtgtgtgtgtgtgcacgcatgttgCTCAGCCATAACCTCTCATCAACCTGCCTTGTTACCTTTACAACCaacccactcacacacgcaatcaAACGCACGGATGTGAAATAGTCAGCAAGCTTTTCTCCGAGTCTCAAACACAGTCGCCTGGGGAGCTCATTACAACCAAAAGAGTTTGGTTAACTTTGAGACAATTCTATTGTGAGAAGAAAGGGAATGGCTCTATTAGAGGATGCGACATCTCAATCTTGTGGCTCGTGCAACATGTAAATTGGCGTGGGAACGAGAATGCACGTCACTCATACAAAGCCACGGCAGGATGTGCAGAATCCGGAAAGCTCCGTTGTATAATGTCAGAGCTATTCAAATTTGAATGGAGTGTAGATGAGGGACGGCTCTGACCGCAGAAGTCAGGTAGTGATTTGAACCCCTGGCTGGTTAGGGGAAGGATTAGGGACGGGCTACATGCTACAAAAGCGAACATGTCACTCCTGTCAAATGTTGACAGAATTCGCTTCCACCTCTGTGGAAGCGAATTCATGATAAAGTTTCTTGCTCATCTAGCTCATCTCTTAGTGTATCACCAATGCTAGGCAGGTTGGCTCAAACTCACTACTCAAGGCAGAGTTCAAAATCAAAGGTCTTTACTTTGGTACATGGGGATGCAGTCAAAGAAGAAAGCAAACAATCCAACAAGGAAAAGGCTAGAAGCGTAGTCCGAGAAACGATGCAGGGGTCAGTAAGCCAGAACAACAAACAGCAAGACAATGCTGGGCCGCTAGACACAAGGGTAAGAACTGGCCGAGAGGGACAGAAAAACAAGGGCTATATACACTGGGGCTTCATTAATGGGGCAGGTGAAATTGATCAAGGCCAGGGAAGATGATCACACAGGCAGATTAGGAGACTCTGAAATGAGAGTCGAGATGATTACATGAAAATACAACAGGAATAAGACATGACAACGAGCATATAACCaagggagcagggcaggatgTTACACTTAGCCGATGTCACCAAGGGACAAGAGGATGTTCGAAGCATTTAGAAGGTTACTGTGATTATTTCGGCTGGCGATGTGCATAGTGTCTCCAACAAAGATGTGTCTCTATGTATCCATAACGGGTCACTTCCCTTTTGTATCCTGATCGTAGAGTGGGATAGAGTGTCTGTACCAGGTACGTTCGGTTCTCTGTGTGGGTCGAGTGAACACGCCCACTGGCACCTGCTGATGCATTTCCTCTTCCTGCCTGGAGGAAGATGGAACCTAATTCTACAGTTCTCCTGTGTGTtctcgagaaagagagagagagaaaaaaagagtgagtgaaagagaaaatgagaaagaaagacattgagagaaggagaaacaagCCCCAATGATACAGAACCGCATGACTACAAGGCTCATACACTGTCCAACCCATCCATGACAGGCAGAGCCAATTAGAGCGTGACACCACGGTCACGCAGCATCATCCGTTTCCCGCAGCGACGCCGCCTTCGATCCACCTCACCTGCTAGGGGCCCGGCCTCCCAGGACGTATGcagaatgacaaacacaaaatcCCAGGGACCTTTAAGCGTGCAGGAGACCACACCGATCCaccctgtttctgtgtgtgagtgtgtgtgtgggggttgaagagtgggggtgggggtgggaggctACCGGTGAAAGATTCAACCCATGAACGGTGCCTTGACCTTGGGGCAGGTGATGACTCAGAGCTGGGCCCCTTGGCTGGATGTTGCCCCTGGCCTgtctagagagggagagagacagacaggggccgGAGGCCAGCGAGCCACAGGTAGACACAGGGGAGCCACGAGAAACCAGCGCTAATTGGCTGACAAGGACCTCTTATGAGTTGATTATGAATgcacaaagggggggggggggggggggggggggtagcgggggatgggagggagccTAGGgtcaggcagaggagagaggggaggatgggaaagggggaggatggggaagggggggggcgaggAAGGCAAAGGCCGCGTAAGCCGAGGGGTTCAAAAGAGGGCGACATAACAGACAGACGAGCAACGGATGAGGACAGGTGTGgatgggggaaagggggaggaggaagggaggggaggggagggagcgaagacaggggaggagaggaggggaggggaggggagggggcctcAGCATGGGGCTCTCTGAGACCGGCCCTCACACAGTGAAGGCAAACAGAATTCCCTGattaggagaaaaaaaaactgtaaacaggAGCCAGGATCCACGCACCAAAATTCTGCACTatcccacagacacatacatcgcgcacacatacacacaccaatgcTAGCCCATCCCCACTGTGTCTAAACAGACAATGGGTTGGTACAACCAATAAAGAGCTCAAATTGAAAGAAATGGCCTCTAGAATTACATTTATGAGCTTCTTGTTTTAAGTGTGTGACtgggagcctggggggggggggggggggtcgatttATATTTATCTACAGTATTTGCCTCCATGTCCTGAGGAAGGTCAGATGCATCAGTCAAGCACCATGTAGCTTTCTATCATTTGTCAACTCCCCCAGCCTTTTATCAGGTTAGAGAGACACACGGGCTTCGGAAATATTAGCGGGAATTTGATTACAAAACCCATCATATCTTCACTGCTTTCTGTAGCCTAATGCCACTGATTACCTGGATTCCGTCTTTAGAACGTACGGTGTACTTAAGGATTAGAAACATGATTGAGTTCATCACGGTACAGACCTTATCTAGAGCAGGTATTGAATGAAAGAACCGTCTCTATGAATCACTGTGATTATGGGGAACAACACACAGTGATAAAACAGGGCACTGCCCAGCCTACAAGAAATAACGTGTCATCCTGCTGCCCTCTACTGGTCAAATCAGAGATGGCTAGAACGTGACGCGTACGTATTAAAATGCAATAATAAGGAATTATGAAATGGTAGGATTAACCAACCACAGCTCTCCATGTggctgcctgtctacctgtctatctcCTTGCCTGCCAGTCGACCATTCTGCTTGCCtatgaacttgtgtgtgtgtctgtttgaaagGGTctggggccagggccagggccaaggCAAGGGGCAAGGGGCAAGGGGCAAGGGGCAAGGGGCAAGGGGCAAGGGGCAAGGGGCAAGGGGCAAGGGGCAAGGGGCAAGGGGCAAGGGGCAAGGGGCAAGGGGCAAGGGGCAAGGGGCAAGGGGCAAGGGGCAAGGGGCAAGGGGCCAGGTGTCAGGTGTCAGGTGTCAGGTGTCAGGTGTCAGGTGTCAGGATCAGGTGTCTGGGTCTAGGTCTAGGTCTGCCATACTGGGTCAAGTCTTACTGCTAACAATAAGACTAATTGTTTATAAACAGAAGAAACACCCGAAGTGTTATCTCTTGGACCCGGActtgacacaacacacactttccaacactctctgacacacagatgtagtctcatacacacacttagcCACAAACTCCCAAACATAGATGGAAACATGGACATGGTCTCACGCACATacattggcacacacacacactggcgtaGAGgtgcgtaacacacacacatacacacagctctgCCAATCAAACAATAACAACCTGCAGAACACAGAGTTCTCGGTCATTCCTGTCCTTAATCACACTGAGAGATACCCAGAGGGTCACACTGCCGTCACAGCCCACTCCGTGAGCTTCTTTTCTAGGCAGCATGGTgacactcacccacccagaACATCTCCTTATATGGAGGCAGAACCAGCCTTTTGGGAGGGTTACAGTTTGGGAAATTAGTCTGTAATTGGCACAAATGAGCTGAACCTTGCTGTGGTCAGCTATGTAGTTCAGTGGTGGACTGGGCATGGACTACAAACagtcatatataaatatataataaaacTATGGTTTGTCCAATGCTATGTTTAGATGCACGCATTTGGTGCATATTTCTTGTCACAACCCAAGAGCTGCATAGTCTGCCTTATGTAACCTAGAAACATCTCGAGTAACATCTATGTAACTTGTTTATCTGTGGACATGACTATCtgagatgttgttgtttttttacactaGACGGTCCCTGAGAGAGAAATTAGGTTGGCCTTGTGGCTCATATGACGTCTCAGAAACGCTTATGTGAAAGGCCATGTTACCTTGGAAACTGTGAGAGCTTGTGCAGAGCCCTATCCAAAACACAGTCTGTCGCTGCTTTGTTAGAAAGATTTATTGATCTTTCTGAATCTGCACTTGAAGCTGCAGACCTGACCAGCATTGCCCAGTTATGACTTGGTTGTCCCTATAAGATTGTTTAAGGACATGGTCATCGTTTGAAGAAAGTGCCTTGGTGATTATAAAACTGTAGCCTACTCAAACTTTGAAAACCTCAGATCTACCATTATCATAAGGGTGGTGAAAAAACATGGAAGGGGTAAATATTCTGTTAACCGTTATTCAATTGTTCCATTACTCACACTTTGTTATTGCTATTCTTGCACCTACTTGCATGTACAAAACATTTTGCATCATTTATCGTCCAATAATAATTTAGGCAATAGGCTATTATGCCCTAGGCCTTCACAATGTACCTAATGATCGCTAATTAATAGCAGGTCATAAGACCGACCGCTGTTTATGAGCGCCGTTTACCAGTAGTTGTCAACCCCTTTTGCTTTATCACGCCCCCTCGCCCAGTTTTCTGGCTTTGGATTAGTCGCTGTCAGGTGCCAAACCTTCCGATCTGCGCTTAGACAGCCTGCCTTTCGGAGTGGCCGCACCGTTAATAGGCAAAAATGGACCAGCGAACCGATTAGTGCTATAATCACAGAATCACTCCGGGGAGAGTGATCATGGCTAGTCGGCGAAAAGACAACCATCGCATCCGCATCGGAGACAGTGGCGTCGACATAAAAACATCGCGGAAGCCGCGGCAACGGGATTCGTCAAGCGAGGCAGGGTACTCAACAGAATCAATGACGGATCTACCACAATGGATGCGCCTGTATTTCTATGGGATGCACGGTGTAACTCTGGAcatcctgctgtcctctgtgcgCGGGTTTATAGGTAACCAAGACCCGAAACTATTTGGTTTCTCTTCTCCTTATCTGTGCATCATGCATTCGCTGACCCATTTTGTATTAGAGAAGGTCTATATGCAAAAGAGGTGTTTTCAGGGACGACCCGCTGTTTTTCATCTAGTTTTCTACCCCTCTGTTTATATCGGGCTGCAGATTCTGATTGGGAATATAAATACTCTGACTGAGCAGGTTAGAATGGTGTCGGCGTCGCAGCTCGCAGTTCACTACATTCTAGCGCTGTACTTCACCCAAGTGTTCCACAAGGGGCTGTCGCAGCTACAGTACGACGGCCCCAGCCAAAGCATCCCGGCTGATATTACTCAGGAGCCGCGGAGGTCGAACGGACTGCCTGGTGCTATGCGGTTCTTGTTTTTTGGAATGCACGGTTTTCTGGACGAGGTCTTGTTCACTTCAGTGTTTAACCTGGTGGAGAAATCCGACCGGACACTGAGCGGGCACACGTCCCTGTGGTCGTTTTTTATGTACGGGAGCTGCAGCTTCGTGGTGGAGAAGCTCTACCTGCACTTGCACTTCAAACGAGGCTGGGGAACTTGGAAGAGACTCCCAATCTACATATGCTTTATCTATACTTGGGAGTTCTGCTGGGGACTGGCTCTGCGTCAGTACGACGCTTGTTCGTGGGACTACTCGCACTACCCCTTCAATTTCATGGGTCTAATCACTCTACTGTACCTTCCCGGATGGGTCTGCCTTAGCCTCTATCAAGACGTCCTGTCCAACGTTCTGCTGCGAGTCAAGTGCAGCACcaaagatgaggagagggaccCGGGCGCCGGTGTCAACGGACGCCTGCTGctgaaaaataaatgaatacactaAATTGACAGGATATATGAAAAAGAAAATATAGCCTATCAGATAACCTTATCCCATAGTCCAATTCTATATGAATTAATAGCTACCGTTATAACGATATTAATGGTTGTCCATTGATTATTTAAGGACAAGGTCTTCGTTTGATAAGAGAAGGCCTTAAAGACTATGATGAGTGTAGCCTACTTACACTTAAAAATGTGTATTTCCTAAACGGAACAAATAGGTAGCTGTCAACAGCTTTAATCTGTGATACACTAAATATTGTCAGTCTGCTTGCTCAATCAAGGTGACACATCTAATCATTTCCTAATACAAACTGCCGTTTATAACTTGCTTGATTGAGTGATTCATTACTGCTGTAATATTCCTAATATTTCAATGTCAATGTTTTCTATTTTGAAGTCGGTCTATTTTGACAGCTAATAATGACTGAATGTAGCAGCCTTAGATATGCATGATAGCGTTTAACAAGAGATCGATAGCATGCTTTCAATTCATTTTTTGCATGATATTTCCTGACTGCTGATGTTTTTCCTTTTCGAGAAACGCATGACGAGTATAATTCGTTTGATATATACTGTACCGTGACAGGAAAGCAAGCGAGCAAATGACCGAGAGATGACTTTACTGTGAATCTTTAATGTACCGAATCTGTTTCGGAGTGCCTTTCTGAGCAACCTTGGGCCGACAGAAAAGAGCACCAAACTAGTTGTAGTGCAAGGCACTATCCTCCGTATTTCAGATGTGTGCAAAGGCGTCGACATGGAGGTCAATTGGAACTCACAAAGAAGGGTGCATGGACATTGATAAAGCAGCTGATAGCTGGTAATGGTTATCGTCTGCCTATGGTTGTGTGATTCTTGTTAGAATCCATAGAACGTGAGAACTGACAAAGGTAAAGGGGCAATTGTAGACCATGGGACATGACAGAAATGTCTAAAGTGACCAAAGATGATGGCTGACTCACTATGTTTTACAACTTGATCATTACACGTTTATAATCAGGATGTTATAGTCACTTTTAATTCATTATGACTAGGGCCCAGACTTGTCCAAGTTGGGTGATTcagtcaataaaataaaataaaacaggcCCCATAAATGATGGTTGTTGGAAGAGTAAAAGTTTGGAAGGTGAGAGACTGCTGGTGTCTGATCTCTAGCCTGTCCACCAGTCCTTTAGGCTCTGCTTGAGACAATATGAGGACTGTCATTTCTCCAGTTATTCAGATGGATAATGTGTGCATTATAAAtatgtgcattgtactgtatgaaggatgtgtgtacagaACACAGATTCTTTTTGACCAGACCTTCATTACTTTGTCACTCTACCCAGACTATTGCCTTGTTGTACTCTTTGTACGCACTAAACATAGTATCATATTTCAGACTTTACTACCATACAGATTGTAGTATCACATTTGAGAATATAGTACAGCGGAACAATCCATCTAATATAGTACAGTGGACAGATCTGTGTTCTAGAGTCTTGTCAAATTGTCTTTCCTCCAGTACTTTGTCTAAAGGGGGCCATACCACAGACACATGTCTGAATACCTTGCACTGTGACTTTGAAATATAAATTGATATTCGACTGGAACTTGAAATTTAAAATTTATACCTTTGTTACACTGGATTACACTGCATGTTTGAATGAAATCTGTG of the Osmerus mordax isolate fOsmMor3 chromosome 17, fOsmMor3.pri, whole genome shotgun sequence genome contains:
- the tmem229a gene encoding transmembrane protein 229A; the protein is MASRRKDNHRIRIGDSGVDIKTSRKPRQRDSSSEAGYSTESMTDLPQWMRLYFYGMHGVTLDILLSSVRGFIGNQDPKLFGFSSPYLCIMHSLTHFVLEKVYMQKRCFQGRPAVFHLVFYPSVYIGLQILIGNINTLTEQVRMVSASQLAVHYILALYFTQVFHKGLSQLQYDGPSQSIPADITQEPRRSNGLPGAMRFLFFGMHGFLDEVLFTSVFNLVEKSDRTLSGHTSLWSFFMYGSCSFVVEKLYLHLHFKRGWGTWKRLPIYICFIYTWEFCWGLALRQYDACSWDYSHYPFNFMGLITLLYLPGWVCLSLYQDVLSNVLLRVKCSTKDEERDPGAGVNGRLLLKNK